The proteins below are encoded in one region of Ferruginibacter lapsinanis:
- a CDS encoding tyrosine-protein phosphatase produces MFSFFKKKQIVDPNLRLPFSTDIHSHVLPGIDDGAPDIETSLQLLRGLYNLGIRETVATPHIIGDMFRNTPETIGAALTKLKQAAEEAAIDIKISAAAEYMIDDYFFNLIKQKSPLLTVKDKIILTEQPYSAPSEHLVEITFEMMTDGYKPIMAHPERYFYYHNDYEKFEYLKELGYTLQVNLLSLTGYYGKAVAKAAKHIMDNDLADFVGTDMHHDRHLFALQHYDSLKTINKYLERREFNVFPS; encoded by the coding sequence ATGTTCTCGTTTTTCAAAAAGAAACAAATTGTCGACCCCAATTTACGCTTACCCTTTAGTACAGACATACATTCGCATGTCCTTCCGGGTATTGATGATGGGGCACCCGATATAGAAACTTCTCTGCAATTGCTGAGAGGGTTATACAATTTGGGTATACGAGAAACGGTGGCAACACCGCATATCATCGGCGATATGTTCAGGAATACGCCTGAAACGATTGGAGCCGCTCTTACAAAATTAAAGCAGGCTGCTGAAGAGGCTGCAATAGATATTAAAATATCTGCCGCAGCAGAATATATGATCGACGATTATTTTTTTAATCTGATCAAACAAAAATCACCTTTGCTGACTGTTAAGGATAAAATAATTTTGACCGAACAGCCATATAGTGCACCTTCGGAACATCTGGTTGAGATAACATTTGAGATGATGACCGATGGATATAAACCTATAATGGCCCACCCCGAAAGATATTTTTATTATCATAATGATTATGAAAAATTTGAATACCTGAAAGAACTTGGGTATACCTTACAAGTCAACTTGTTGTCGTTAACCGGGTATTATGGCAAGGCTGTTGCAAAGGCGGCAAAACATATAATGGATAATGATCTGGCCGATTTTGTAGGAACGGATATGCATCACGACAGGCATCTTTTTGCTTTACAGCATTATGATAGTTTGAAAACAATCAATAAATATCTTGAAAGAAGAGAATTTAATGTTTTCCCTTCTTAA
- a CDS encoding glycosyltransferase family 2 protein yields the protein MKISLITVTYNSEKFLEDCIKSVVIQDYHSIEHIIIDGGSSDGTIQIIKKYNDHIAKWISEKDEGMYDAINKGMAMATGDVIGILNSDDMLASSDVISAIVTAFEQNGVDSVYGDLAYVAQEDTQKVHRFWKGNSYKRSRFNFGWMPAHPTFYVKRSVVEKLGGYESKFYTAADYELMARYLYKNKISAYHLPKLLVRMRTGGMSNSNLKSRLRANRRDYLAMRKNNIPFAFLVSILKPLRKLPQYFKKVIE from the coding sequence ATGAAAATATCACTAATAACAGTTACTTACAATTCCGAAAAGTTTCTGGAGGATTGTATCAAGTCTGTTGTTATACAAGATTATCATTCTATTGAACATATCATTATAGATGGAGGTTCTTCAGACGGTACAATACAGATAATAAAAAAATATAACGACCATATAGCTAAATGGATCTCTGAAAAGGACGAAGGTATGTATGATGCCATCAATAAAGGAATGGCGATGGCTACAGGAGATGTGATAGGGATATTGAACAGTGATGATATGTTGGCTTCATCAGATGTTATTTCTGCTATAGTTACTGCTTTTGAACAAAACGGAGTTGATTCTGTTTATGGCGATCTGGCATATGTAGCGCAGGAAGATACACAAAAAGTACACAGATTCTGGAAGGGAAATTCATACAAACGCAGTCGTTTTAATTTTGGCTGGATGCCTGCACATCCTACATTTTACGTAAAAAGATCTGTTGTAGAAAAGTTGGGCGGCTATGAAAGCAAATTTTATACTGCTGCTGATTATGAACTAATGGCGAGGTATTTGTATAAAAATAAGATAAGTGCCTATCATCTCCCTAAATTGCTGGTTAGAATGCGAACCGGGGGAATGAGTAATAGTAATTTAAAAAGTAGACTTAGAGCCAATCGTAGAGATTACCTGGCAATGAGAAAGAATAATATACCATTTGCTTTTTTAGTTTCCATTTTGAAGCCACTTAGAAAATTACCTCAATATTTTAAGAAAGTAATTGAATAA
- a CDS encoding WcaF family extracellular polysaccharide biosynthesis acetyltransferase, producing the protein MSNNKTVNNASFVPTLQVEASLFKQVLWYFTNILFFKNPLNPSSGLKKILLKLFGAKVGNGVVLKPAINIKFPWKLSIGDYSWIGENVWIDNLAKVSIGSNVCISQGAYLLTGNHNYKKTTFDLITAAINIEDGVWIGAKAIVCPGVTCKTHAILSVASIASKDLEPYSIYKGNPAIKINERIIG; encoded by the coding sequence ATGAGTAATAATAAAACAGTAAATAATGCAAGTTTTGTTCCAACCCTTCAGGTTGAAGCATCTCTATTTAAACAGGTATTGTGGTATTTTACTAATATTCTTTTTTTTAAGAATCCATTAAATCCAAGTTCAGGGCTAAAAAAAATATTGCTGAAATTGTTTGGCGCCAAAGTAGGTAATGGAGTTGTTTTAAAACCGGCGATCAATATAAAATTTCCATGGAAATTATCTATCGGAGATTATTCCTGGATTGGAGAAAATGTATGGATTGATAATTTGGCAAAAGTATCTATAGGTAGCAATGTTTGTATATCACAAGGAGCTTATTTACTAACTGGTAATCACAATTACAAGAAAACAACATTTGATTTAATCACTGCTGCAATCAATATTGAAGATGGAGTATGGATAGGAGCGAAGGCAATTGTTTGTCCGGGGGTTACCTGCAAAACACATGCGATTTTATCGGTGGCATCTATTGCTTCCAAAGATCTGGAACCTTATTCTATTTACAAAGGGAATCCTGCCATTAAGATCAACGAAAGAATTATTGGTTGA
- a CDS encoding glycosyltransferase — protein sequence MIQEKRKRILILIDWFAPGYKAGGPIQSCVNIAFALKDEFEVFVLTTDTDHGEIVPYSNVSTNEWIDYEQSGIMVYYARKRSLSFDQIKNEITSVNADFVYLNLLFSPYFAIYPLWLHFRNKISGKVILCPRGTLYESALSYKAYKKRPFVFLYKLMGIAKKIKFHATNEREFEAIQKYFPGSNVVIADNLPNTNQPAFTGCIKNVGSLHCIFIARIVAIKNLLFLLNVLENVKADVLLTIVGPAEDNNYWETCKQKIATLPDNIKTTYLGAKQNNELLRLLQQNHLFVLPTTGENFGHAIFESFLAGRPVLISDQTPWLGLKQYKAGWDLPLAKPELFTEAIEQLASCDQQEFDTYANSAWQYANNFISDPTLKQQYYKLFL from the coding sequence GTGATACAAGAAAAACGTAAAAGAATATTGATTCTGATTGATTGGTTTGCTCCCGGATATAAAGCGGGTGGACCTATTCAATCTTGCGTAAATATTGCATTTGCTTTAAAAGACGAGTTTGAAGTTTTTGTACTTACAACTGATACGGATCATGGAGAAATTGTTCCTTATAGTAATGTAAGTACCAATGAATGGATAGATTATGAACAATCAGGAATAATGGTTTATTATGCCAGGAAACGATCTTTAAGTTTTGATCAGATCAAAAATGAGATTACATCAGTTAATGCCGATTTCGTATATCTTAATTTATTGTTTTCGCCATATTTCGCTATTTATCCTTTGTGGCTACATTTCAGGAATAAAATATCAGGTAAAGTAATTCTTTGTCCAAGAGGAACATTATATGAAAGTGCATTGTCTTATAAGGCGTATAAAAAAAGACCATTTGTGTTTTTGTATAAATTAATGGGTATTGCGAAAAAAATAAAATTTCATGCAACCAATGAAAGAGAATTCGAAGCTATTCAAAAATATTTCCCCGGAAGTAATGTTGTAATTGCTGATAATCTGCCCAATACCAACCAGCCGGCATTTACCGGTTGTATTAAAAATGTTGGCAGCTTACATTGTATTTTTATTGCCAGAATAGTAGCGATCAAAAATTTATTATTTCTATTAAATGTATTAGAGAATGTGAAAGCAGATGTGCTGCTTACAATTGTTGGACCTGCAGAAGACAATAATTATTGGGAAACCTGTAAACAGAAAATAGCCACACTGCCTGATAATATTAAAACAACGTATCTTGGGGCTAAACAAAATAATGAGCTATTGCGTTTGCTTCAACAAAATCATTTATTTGTATTGCCAACAACAGGAGAAAATTTCGGACATGCAATTTTCGAAAGTTTTTTGGCAGGCAGGCCTGTACTGATCAGTGATCAAACCCCATGGCTTGGTTTAAAGCAATACAAAGCAGGCTGGGATCTGCCTCTGGCAAAACCTGAACTGTTTACTGAAGCCATCGAGCAATTGGCAAGTTGTGATCAGCAAGAGTTTGATACTTATGCAAACAGTGCCTGGCAATATGCTAACAACTTTATCTCTGATCCAACATTAAAACAACAGTATTATAAATTGTTTTTATGA
- a CDS encoding exosortase/archaeosortase family protein, whose protein sequence is MKSFSKYFFKFILIFCFLYFGTQLIIGLTVPGNHYSSFVHHYLDYISLLRKSLLKGSELIIDALGYRSFVVDNYFLKIENGSYVRMVYSCLGIGIFSFWAAFVIANEGKIVKKIEWVFIGVIIIWLINIARICLLLLAHNNKWTVPSFINHHTIFNIAAYGAVFLLMYAFDRSQKKLS, encoded by the coding sequence TTGAAATCCTTCTCAAAATATTTTTTTAAATTCATCCTGATCTTTTGTTTCTTATATTTTGGAACACAGTTAATAATTGGTCTCACAGTACCGGGTAATCACTATAGTAGTTTTGTTCATCATTATCTAGACTATATATCCTTGCTTCGAAAATCATTATTAAAAGGATCTGAATTAATTATTGATGCATTAGGATACCGGTCATTTGTTGTTGATAATTACTTTCTTAAAATTGAGAACGGCAGTTATGTCCGTATGGTTTACTCATGCTTAGGTATAGGGATCTTCAGTTTTTGGGCAGCTTTTGTAATTGCAAATGAAGGTAAGATAGTAAAGAAGATAGAATGGGTCTTTATAGGTGTAATAATTATTTGGCTTATAAATATTGCAAGAATTTGTCTGTTATTACTGGCACATAATAACAAATGGACTGTGCCCTCATTTATCAATCACCATACTATCTTTAATATAGCGGCTTATGGGGCTGTTTTTTTATTGATGTATGCATTTGATCGTTCTCAAAAAAAACTGTCTTAA
- a CDS encoding glycosyltransferase family 4 protein, translated as MKKLVIITTHPIQYNAPLFKLISSRKNIDLKIFYTWGQAKDKVYDPGFGREREWDIPLLDGYDYEFIDNVSKAPGSNHFQGIVNPSLIKKIEDFNPSAILVFGWSFNSHLKVLRHFKNKIPVWLRGDSNLLDMSSGVSIKKNLRKLFLKWVFKHIDKAFYVGTANKKYFLEYGVPENNTVFAPHAIDNNRFADNNGEYDNKAKEWRKELGIMEENVVFLFAGKLESKKNPALLAMAFEKLAEDNAHLIIVGNGVLEQELKEKFKSVKNLHFIDFQNQSLMPVVYRLGDIFVLPSKGPGETWGLAINESMACGRSVLVSDKCGCAVDLVQNGKNGYVFRSDDMTDLCEKMKIMISQKKNFKDMSAVSLSIIKNWSFENVAKAIEKSLCN; from the coding sequence TTGAAAAAGCTAGTAATAATAACAACACACCCAATACAATATAATGCTCCGCTTTTTAAGTTAATAAGTTCGAGGAAAAATATTGACTTAAAGATATTTTACACCTGGGGCCAAGCTAAAGATAAAGTGTATGACCCTGGATTTGGAAGAGAAAGAGAGTGGGACATTCCTTTACTTGATGGGTATGATTATGAATTTATCGATAATGTTTCAAAAGCTCCTGGATCAAACCATTTTCAGGGAATTGTAAATCCTTCATTGATCAAAAAGATAGAAGATTTTAATCCCAGTGCTATACTTGTTTTTGGATGGTCATTCAACAGTCATCTGAAAGTGTTACGTCATTTTAAAAATAAGATTCCGGTTTGGCTTAGAGGAGACTCTAACTTGTTGGATATGTCTTCTGGGGTTTCCATAAAAAAGAATTTACGTAAACTTTTTCTAAAATGGGTATTTAAACATATTGATAAAGCATTTTACGTGGGTACAGCTAATAAGAAATATTTTCTTGAATATGGGGTTCCTGAAAATAATACCGTCTTTGCTCCACATGCAATCGATAACAACAGATTTGCAGATAATAACGGGGAATATGATAATAAGGCAAAAGAATGGAGAAAGGAGCTTGGTATAATGGAAGAAAATGTGGTCTTTTTATTTGCCGGTAAGTTGGAATCCAAAAAGAATCCTGCATTATTGGCCATGGCATTTGAAAAATTAGCTGAGGATAATGCCCATTTAATAATTGTAGGAAATGGAGTGCTTGAGCAGGAATTAAAAGAAAAGTTCAAAAGTGTAAAGAATTTACACTTTATTGATTTTCAAAATCAAAGTTTAATGCCGGTTGTTTATAGATTAGGAGATATCTTTGTATTACCCTCAAAAGGCCCCGGGGAAACCTGGGGATTGGCAATTAATGAGTCAATGGCATGTGGTAGATCTGTTTTGGTTAGCGATAAATGTGGCTGTGCTGTTGATCTTGTTCAGAACGGCAAAAATGGGTATGTTTTCAGATCCGATGATATGACTGATTTGTGCGAAAAAATGAAAATTATGATCTCACAAAAAAAGAATTTTAAAGATATGAGCGCTGTTTCATTATCAATCATAAAAAATTGGAGCTTTGAAAATGTTGCTAAAGCAATTGAAAAATCCTTGTGTAATTAA
- a CDS encoding glycosyltransferase family 4 protein has protein sequence MKLLTLVYSIGMGGTERAAVNYAIGYKQFGNDSRVLALGSGDERLPELVRNNVDTILMSKEKRSIEEVEKELKIWEPDVIHVHNFSKELIPHIERIKGSHTIVVETNVFSRPNYEKEYAIVNLSMQLSNWGYWKYVKWMRNEKYSPEVATIPYIVHAENFDIKVDRTNSDFRRKNNIPEDAFLVGRVGQPHPSKWSVKLVDVIKNTITDENRIYYVLVGPPKDLLAKINELSDAQKKRVICLDVIHGDHALSDFYNSIDCFAHMANIGESFGYVLAEAMLFSVPIVTLLTPLKDNAQFEMIGHYYGGICVTNKEEFSRAILQLAKDGELHKKLKENLTNWIVDRFSPEVVIPKQLAVYQSILAGQKLKKENHDGLINDQFKLWGGRKFYYQFLLQVIQSPTFKKSISFLKGKLKNIVSKS, from the coding sequence ATGAAGCTACTTACGTTAGTATACTCGATTGGAATGGGAGGCACAGAGAGGGCTGCAGTGAATTACGCTATTGGATACAAACAATTTGGTAATGATAGCAGGGTGTTGGCTTTAGGTAGTGGAGACGAAAGGTTACCAGAACTTGTTAGAAATAATGTGGATACTATTTTAATGAGTAAGGAAAAAAGGTCAATTGAAGAGGTGGAGAAAGAACTTAAAATTTGGGAACCAGATGTAATACATGTACATAATTTTTCAAAAGAACTCATACCTCATATTGAAAGGATTAAGGGTAGTCACACGATCGTTGTAGAAACAAATGTATTTTCAAGGCCCAATTATGAAAAGGAATATGCTATTGTGAATTTGTCGATGCAATTATCCAATTGGGGGTATTGGAAATACGTAAAATGGATGCGAAATGAAAAATATTCGCCGGAGGTGGCAACCATTCCATATATAGTTCATGCAGAAAATTTTGATATAAAGGTTGATAGAACGAATTCAGATTTCAGAAGAAAAAACAATATTCCGGAAGATGCATTTTTAGTAGGTAGAGTTGGGCAGCCGCATCCATCCAAGTGGTCTGTAAAATTGGTCGATGTGATCAAGAATACAATCACTGATGAAAATAGAATTTATTATGTATTGGTAGGACCCCCAAAAGATCTGCTGGCAAAGATCAACGAATTGTCAGATGCTCAGAAGAAAAGGGTTATTTGCCTTGATGTAATCCATGGAGATCATGCCTTATCTGATTTTTATAATTCTATTGATTGCTTTGCACACATGGCCAATATTGGCGAAAGTTTTGGGTATGTATTGGCGGAGGCCATGCTTTTCAGCGTTCCGATCGTTACATTACTTACACCATTAAAAGACAATGCACAATTTGAGATGATCGGTCATTATTATGGAGGGATATGTGTTACAAATAAAGAAGAATTTTCAAGAGCTATTCTGCAATTAGCTAAAGACGGAGAGTTGCATAAAAAATTAAAAGAAAATTTGACCAATTGGATTGTTGATAGGTTTAGCCCTGAAGTTGTTATTCCAAAACAACTAGCAGTTTATCAATCAATTCTTGCAGGGCAAAAATTAAAAAAAGAAAATCACGATGGGTTGATTAATGATCAATTCAAATTGTGGGGAGGTAGAAAATTTTATTACCAATTTTTACTCCAGGTTATTCAATCCCCAACCTTTAAAAAATCTATTTCTTTTCTAAAAGGAAAACTTAAAAATATAGTATCAAAGAGTTGA
- a CDS encoding glycosyltransferase family protein, whose amino-acid sequence METNKEMKKILIISPHYPPSNLAAVHRSRLFAQHLPEFGWEPIILTVDEKYYEEKLDWNLHKLLPANQRIEKVNAFNVTKPRIIGDVGLRGFFQLYKKAKALIKSEKIDFLYIPIPSFYIALLGRWLHTSTGVKYGIDYIDPWVHHFPGSDKIFTRHWFSTKIAKFLEPIAIKKASLITGVAEGYYKGVIERNPYLLKSCLFGAMPYGGEKTDHEKLAGLNIEPYLFVKDPAKFQMVYAGAMLPKAYEPLEAIFKSIAENPAAFATCEIHFIGTGKLPNDPNSYNIKPLAEKYNLWNTVVFEYAQRIPYLDVLVHLNAAQGVFILGSTEPHYTPSKVYQAVLSHKPIFAILHMASSAKNVIEKSNSGIVLGFNGEAEIEKIAATFTDKYKMFLSFCQTFSEDKVLYDVFEEYSAKSVTKSLSDLLNKLP is encoded by the coding sequence ATGGAAACTAATAAAGAAATGAAAAAAATACTTATAATATCGCCTCATTATCCACCATCCAATCTTGCCGCAGTACACAGAAGCAGATTGTTTGCTCAACATCTTCCTGAATTTGGCTGGGAGCCAATTATTTTAACTGTTGATGAAAAATACTATGAGGAAAAGTTAGACTGGAATCTACATAAATTATTACCTGCCAATCAGCGGATCGAAAAGGTAAATGCTTTCAATGTAACAAAACCGCGGATTATAGGAGATGTCGGCTTAAGAGGTTTTTTTCAATTGTATAAAAAGGCCAAGGCGCTTATTAAAAGCGAAAAAATAGATTTTTTATATATTCCTATACCCTCATTTTATATTGCTTTGTTGGGTAGATGGTTGCACACCTCTACCGGAGTAAAATATGGTATCGATTATATTGATCCATGGGTACATCATTTTCCCGGAAGCGATAAAATATTTACACGTCATTGGTTTAGTACTAAAATTGCAAAATTTTTAGAACCGATTGCGATTAAAAAAGCATCCTTAATTACCGGTGTTGCAGAGGGATATTATAAAGGCGTAATTGAAAGGAATCCGTATTTATTAAAAAGCTGTTTATTTGGGGCGATGCCTTATGGGGGAGAAAAAACAGATCATGAAAAGCTGGCCGGATTAAATATTGAACCTTATCTTTTCGTAAAAGATCCTGCTAAATTTCAAATGGTGTATGCAGGGGCTATGCTCCCCAAAGCATACGAACCACTTGAAGCAATATTCAAATCAATTGCCGAAAATCCAGCTGCCTTTGCCACCTGTGAAATTCATTTTATTGGCACAGGTAAGTTGCCTAATGATCCTAACAGTTATAATATAAAGCCTTTGGCAGAAAAATATAACTTATGGAATACGGTGGTTTTTGAATATGCACAAAGAATTCCATACCTGGATGTATTGGTGCATTTGAATGCAGCTCAGGGGGTATTTATTTTGGGTAGCACCGAACCTCATTATACTCCTTCTAAAGTATACCAGGCGGTATTATCGCATAAACCGATATTTGCAATTTTGCACATGGCAAGTTCTGCTAAGAATGTTATAGAAAAATCAAATAGCGGAATTGTGTTGGGATTCAATGGTGAGGCTGAAATAGAAAAAATCGCTGCAACATTTACTGATAAGTATAAAATGTTCCTTTCATTTTGTCAAACTTTTTCAGAAGATAAAGTATTGTATGATGTTTTTGAAGAATATTCTGCTAAAAGTGTTACAAAATCACTTAGTGATCTTTTAAATAAATTACCCTGA
- a CDS encoding glycosyltransferase family protein, whose amino-acid sequence MHILFITTHNFATNPRLVKEINLALTNNYKATVVCFDFDNWSKQLNNKFKSDFNDKGVSIIEIPAGRKPFLSWLFSTVVNKLSKGVSLLNPSSIKLIAYQFNKRSWLLNNALNNLSGDFDLIVAHNPGSFYPAFHFSKQKKIPFGIDIEDYHPGEASNEAQIGILKKLQNEIFPHAMYCSAASPLILEYCKADLAPAEMPNDAVIYNLFSAEEFVAPQYIDNARVKIVWFSQNIAAGRGLEEVVPVIKKLADKFELHLFGNLNKAFANEWLTNAENIYTHDPLLQSDLHKQLSLFDIGLAIEPGKDLNNNLAVSNKIFAYMQSGLYIIASSTMAQKRLLNDFPDIGIITSLDNNSLEQTFLDCYNRMELIRSQKANRFQRAGSFSWETEGNKLLLLWKLIKK is encoded by the coding sequence TTGCATATACTATTTATTACAACACACAATTTTGCTACCAATCCTCGTCTGGTCAAAGAGATCAATTTAGCATTGACCAATAATTATAAGGCTACAGTTGTATGTTTTGATTTTGATAACTGGAGTAAACAATTAAATAATAAGTTCAAGTCTGATTTTAATGATAAGGGGGTTAGTATTATTGAAATACCTGCAGGAAGAAAGCCATTTTTGTCCTGGCTTTTTAGTACTGTTGTCAATAAACTTTCAAAAGGGGTATCTCTACTTAATCCTTCCTCAATTAAACTTATTGCATATCAGTTTAATAAAAGATCCTGGCTATTAAATAATGCATTAAATAATTTGTCCGGTGATTTTGATCTGATTGTAGCACATAATCCGGGTAGTTTTTACCCGGCATTTCATTTTTCAAAACAAAAAAAAATACCTTTTGGTATTGATATAGAAGATTATCATCCGGGAGAAGCATCAAATGAAGCCCAAATTGGCATACTGAAAAAGCTTCAAAACGAGATATTCCCTCATGCAATGTATTGCAGTGCAGCTTCTCCATTGATACTTGAATATTGTAAAGCGGATTTAGCACCTGCAGAAATGCCCAATGATGCGGTCATTTATAATCTCTTTTCTGCGGAGGAGTTTGTTGCACCCCAATATATTGATAATGCAAGAGTTAAAATTGTGTGGTTTTCTCAAAATATTGCAGCCGGGAGAGGATTAGAAGAGGTTGTTCCTGTAATAAAAAAATTAGCTGATAAATTTGAATTACACTTATTTGGTAATTTAAATAAGGCATTTGCCAATGAATGGCTGACGAACGCTGAGAATATTTATACGCATGATCCACTATTACAAAGTGATTTGCACAAACAATTAAGTCTATTTGATATCGGCCTTGCGATTGAACCCGGGAAAGACCTGAATAATAATCTGGCAGTATCAAATAAAATATTCGCTTATATGCAGTCAGGGCTGTATATAATAGCATCATCAACCATGGCACAAAAAAGATTATTAAATGATTTCCCGGATATAGGAATTATCACTTCATTAGATAATAATAGTTTGGAACAAACTTTTTTAGATTGTTATAACAGAATGGAGTTAATTCGCAGTCAAAAAGCAAATAGGTTTCAACGGGCAGGTTCTTTTTCCTGGGAAACTGAAGGGAATAAACTATTGTTACTATGGAAACTAATAAAGAAATGA
- a CDS encoding glycosyltransferase family 2 protein has translation MTSSPLFSILMTAYNREKLIVEAIESVLNSNYTNWELIIVDDRSTDNTFAIAQKYAMQDERIKVYINEQNLGDYPNRNKASTYAKGEFMLYVDSDDEIYPETISNLIEVLKIYPDLNFGMFYAHSPSPIKVESAEAIHNHFFKQQFLYIGPGGTILRRSFFNEINRYPEKYGPANDMYFNLKACCYSPIVLFPFQLVNYRVHDGQEINNSYSYLYNNYRYEKDSFNELPLPLSKKERLWLIKKMKRRFLVNVTKYFIKTKDLKKTYNAIKLTNYKFSDALIGIFQ, from the coding sequence ATGACGAGTTCCCCGCTTTTTAGTATTCTAATGACTGCATATAATAGAGAGAAATTAATTGTTGAAGCCATTGAAAGTGTTTTGAATTCAAATTATACTAACTGGGAATTGATTATTGTAGACGATAGATCCACCGATAATACATTTGCAATTGCACAAAAATATGCTATGCAGGATGAGCGGATCAAAGTGTATATAAATGAACAAAATTTGGGAGACTATCCAAATCGAAATAAGGCGTCAACTTATGCCAAGGGAGAGTTTATGTTATATGTTGATTCTGATGATGAAATATATCCTGAAACAATTTCTAACTTGATCGAAGTATTGAAAATATATCCGGATCTGAATTTTGGAATGTTTTATGCTCATTCCCCTTCTCCAATAAAAGTCGAATCGGCAGAAGCAATCCATAATCATTTTTTTAAACAACAATTTTTATATATAGGTCCCGGGGGAACTATTTTACGTCGTTCGTTTTTTAATGAAATAAATAGATACCCTGAAAAATATGGCCCTGCTAATGATATGTATTTCAATTTGAAAGCATGTTGTTATTCTCCGATAGTCCTTTTTCCTTTCCAATTGGTTAATTACAGGGTACATGACGGCCAGGAAATTAATAATTCATACAGTTATTTATATAATAATTACAGGTATGAAAAGGATTCTTTCAATGAATTGCCCCTGCCACTATCTAAAAAAGAACGTCTTTGGTTGATAAAAAAAATGAAGCGACGCTTTTTAGTAAATGTTACAAAGTATTTTATCAAAACAAAAGATTTAAAAAAAACATACAATGCAATTAAATTGACAAATTATAAATTTAGTGATGCGTTAATTGGCATTTTTCAATAA
- a CDS encoding glycosyltransferase family 2 protein — protein MSSLVSIIIPCYNAAAYIGQTLESILSQTYTDLEVIVINDGSKDDSEKIIQSFSDKRIKYFSIPNQGQCKASNFGLSKATGEYIKFFDADDLMNDTHIELQLKKLDGRIDAMASCEWGRFYDGNPQSAVFTAESVWKDMSSLEWLKSSLSQKYDMMGAWVWLIPKKVLDKTGGWDERLSLNNDFEFSIRLLTNVNDVLFAEGAKAFYRSGISGSISASLSEQAYKNAILSTDLGCTYLLNKENSVLTRSLCADRYNIWLHRMYPDHPLLCTYLENKIKELGGSNRQIEGGRFFILLSKIVGWKFAKKLKLQLSRIGIKNPFK, from the coding sequence ATGTCGAGTTTAGTAAGCATAATAATTCCCTGCTATAATGCAGCAGCGTATATCGGTCAAACGCTTGAAAGTATATTGTCTCAAACATATACAGATCTTGAAGTGATTGTTATAAATGATGGATCTAAAGATGATTCAGAGAAGATCATTCAATCTTTCAGCGATAAAAGAATAAAATATTTTTCAATCCCTAATCAGGGGCAATGTAAAGCCTCCAATTTTGGATTATCCAAAGCTACGGGAGAGTATATAAAATTTTTTGATGCCGATGATCTGATGAATGATACTCATATAGAATTGCAGCTAAAAAAATTAGATGGAAGAATAGATGCAATGGCATCTTGCGAATGGGGACGCTTTTATGATGGGAATCCTCAATCTGCCGTCTTTACTGCTGAATCTGTTTGGAAGGATATGTCTTCTCTAGAGTGGCTGAAAAGTTCACTCAGTCAAAAGTATGATATGATGGGTGCCTGGGTATGGCTAATTCCCAAAAAAGTGCTAGATAAAACTGGAGGGTGGGATGAAAGACTTTCACTTAATAATGATTTTGAGTTTAGTATAAGATTATTGACCAATGTGAATGATGTGCTTTTTGCCGAAGGCGCAAAAGCATTCTATCGATCGGGCATTAGCGGTTCTATTTCCGCTTCATTATCCGAACAGGCATATAAAAATGCGATATTATCTACTGATCTTGGATGCACATATTTGCTGAATAAAGAAAATTCGGTTCTCACACGATCACTTTGTGCTGATAGATATAATATTTGGTTACATCGGATGTACCCAGATCACCCCTTATTGTGTACTTATCTGGAAAATAAAATTAAGGAATTGGGAGGAAGTAATCGTCAAATAGAAGGAGGGAGGTTTTTTATATTGCTCAGTAAAATTGTTGGATGGAAATTCGCTAAAAAATTAAAATTACAATTGTCCAGGATCGGGATAAAAAATCCTTTTAAATAA